The proteins below are encoded in one region of SAR324 cluster bacterium:
- a CDS encoding response regulator, whose protein sequence is MHYDASILLVDDYKFIRTILERMLHQLGYQNLCTAVDGVEALKLLRSQPVDLVITDYHMPEMDGISLFQSMKQEPVLAKIPVLLISGVPTEKFATQALAMGIQSTLTKPFRAEQLDQEIQSLLIQSLC, encoded by the coding sequence ATGCACTACGATGCCTCTATACTCCTAGTGGATGACTACAAGTTCATCCGGACCATTCTTGAAAGAATGCTGCATCAGCTTGGCTATCAAAATCTCTGCACGGCCGTTGATGGCGTGGAAGCGCTGAAATTATTGCGATCCCAACCCGTTGATCTAGTCATCACTGACTATCATATGCCAGAAATGGATGGCATCAGCCTCTTCCAATCAATGAAGCAGGAACCTGTCCTAGCTAAGATTCCCGTCCTACTTATCTCTGGTGTTCCTACCGAAAAATTTGCGACACAGGCACTGGCGATGGGAATCCAAAGCACCCTGACCAAACCCTTCCGTGCAGAGCAACTGGATCAGGAGATCCAATCTCTGCTGATCCAATCTCTCTGTTAA
- a CDS encoding thioredoxin family protein: MKTPQKFVGYFGAWGSTLLTLFLLISAGGVWWWQQHSKDEEYDLSRIGNGRPVVVQVHDPTCVVCRQLQRTVASLEEEFQADLDFLIADLSRPEGQAFANQQQVGRITLVFFAQDGQRLGALEGLQEPEFLRNLFGELRPSN, translated from the coding sequence TTGAAAACACCTCAAAAGTTTGTGGGTTACTTTGGGGCCTGGGGTTCCACATTACTCACGCTCTTCTTGCTGATAAGTGCAGGAGGAGTCTGGTGGTGGCAACAGCATTCCAAAGATGAGGAGTATGATCTTTCACGAATTGGTAACGGACGACCAGTTGTAGTCCAGGTGCATGATCCAACATGTGTTGTTTGTCGCCAACTCCAACGCACAGTTGCCAGTTTGGAGGAGGAGTTTCAGGCCGATTTGGATTTTTTGATTGCGGATCTGAGTCGTCCAGAGGGGCAGGCTTTTGCGAATCAGCAGCAAGTTGGGAGAATTACGCTGGTCTTCTTCGCGCAGGATGGGCAACGCTTGGGGGCTCTGGAGGGTCTACAGGAACCAGAATTTTTACGAAATTTGTTCGGTGAACTGCGCCCTTCAAATTAG
- a CDS encoding HNH endonuclease signature motif containing protein → MSLDERYHPDWPVMSRWVRQEFGNRCARCKLSGDEDAIALQVHHIDENPGNNALENLIPLCSRCHLQIEKEARQHAPYQHQQTELFEDSSYSKALGELRSKALAQQSQQNTKTSEDFEQEEWEWEQENH, encoded by the coding sequence ATGTCTCTAGATGAACGCTATCATCCTGACTGGCCAGTGATGTCAAGGTGGGTTCGTCAAGAGTTTGGTAATCGCTGCGCACGCTGCAAATTATCTGGCGATGAGGATGCTATTGCCCTCCAAGTTCATCATATTGACGAGAATCCAGGCAATAATGCCCTAGAAAATTTAATTCCTCTTTGCAGTCGTTGCCATTTGCAGATTGAAAAGGAGGCTCGTCAGCACGCACCCTACCAGCATCAGCAGACAGAACTGTTTGAAGATTCTTCATATTCTAAGGCTCTAGGTGAGCTTCGCAGCAAAGCTCTTGCTCAACAATCTCAACAAAACACAAAGACCTCTGAAGACTTCGAACAAGAGGAGTGGGAGTGGGAGCAGGAAAATCATTGA
- a CDS encoding TerB family tellurite resistance protein, with protein sequence MSVNRQEYLDIISIVSHLARSDGDIADSEKKVLMTLFKAIGVTKEEQAAMKAKTSIGSLLEEIQSDEAKSVLVDTLALVAGADGVFEDEERAFITKVMKRIGMEPSEHPYFQDGGDLDIKTVRANVKQILESLKSATA encoded by the coding sequence ATGAGTGTCAATCGTCAAGAGTATTTGGACATCATCTCCATCGTCAGCCATCTCGCCCGCTCTGACGGAGATATTGCGGATTCGGAGAAAAAAGTATTGATGACCCTGTTCAAGGCGATCGGGGTCACGAAGGAAGAGCAGGCTGCGATGAAAGCCAAGACCTCAATTGGGTCGTTATTGGAGGAAATTCAGTCTGATGAGGCCAAAAGTGTTTTGGTGGACACTCTCGCTCTGGTGGCCGGTGCTGATGGAGTGTTTGAAGACGAAGAACGCGCCTTCATTACCAAGGTTATGAAGCGGATTGGTATGGAGCCCAGTGAACACCCTTACTTTCAGGATGGCGGGGACCTGGACATCAAGACCGTTCGGGCCAACGTCAAACAGATTTTGGAATCACTGAAGAGCGCAACCGCTTAG
- a CDS encoding homocysteine S-methyltransferase family protein encodes MSTESTPPTFSLLDWLQEHAPVFSEGSLVPILQKFGLPENQPLYLANLEQMDWVRAAYKSYQRAGADFFRTNTAGANVLELTQQGIEDREEAINNNGMALLREALGRVVSAGLLQQAESQSELGEHLVERVYGPPIVYLSDTGADLLWAEGFTRLEELQQVARLARRSFQRDCLLHLRLAPDIRLGEQLEGLLEMVQLGRTIVGLHASALQPGLAEDIEQLVGECGVVSVVLDELPQTEQQPSSWFQRKAEQLLEQEVAILGLGANTTLEHLRWLRDFRDGSEST; translated from the coding sequence AGCATGCTCCAGTGTTTAGTGAGGGTAGCCTAGTCCCAATTCTACAAAAGTTTGGTTTGCCAGAAAACCAGCCGTTGTACCTGGCCAATCTGGAGCAAATGGATTGGGTTCGTGCCGCCTACAAGAGCTACCAGCGAGCGGGTGCAGATTTTTTTCGTACGAACACCGCTGGTGCCAATGTCCTTGAGCTAACTCAGCAAGGCATTGAAGATCGAGAGGAAGCTATCAATAACAACGGCATGGCTCTTCTCCGTGAAGCCTTGGGACGAGTTGTCAGCGCTGGTTTGTTACAACAGGCTGAGAGTCAGTCAGAGTTGGGTGAGCATTTGGTAGAGCGGGTCTATGGACCTCCAATCGTGTATCTTTCAGATACAGGGGCAGATTTACTCTGGGCAGAAGGCTTTACCCGCCTGGAGGAACTGCAGCAAGTCGCTCGCTTGGCACGGCGGAGCTTTCAGCGAGATTGCTTGCTCCATCTACGCCTGGCACCTGATATTCGGTTGGGTGAGCAACTAGAGGGACTGCTCGAAATGGTTCAGTTGGGACGTACCATTGTCGGGTTGCACGCTTCTGCTCTGCAACCTGGCTTAGCCGAAGATATCGAACAGTTGGTGGGTGAGTGTGGGGTGGTCAGTGTAGTGCTGGATGAGTTACCACAGACGGAGCAACAGCCAAGTTCCTGGTTTCAGCGTAAGGCAGAGCAGCTACTGGAGCAGGAAGTAGCAATCCTTGGATTAGGGGCAAACACCACCCTGGAGCATTTGCGCTGGTTGCGTGATTTCCGGGATGGAAGTGAATCGACCTAA